DNA from Pseudomonas putida:
CAATGCAGGATCTGGCTCAGGAACAGCTTGGTCCGATCACTGCGCGGCCGGTCGAAGAAGTCATCCGGCGCGGCCTGTTCGACGATCTCCCCCTTGTCCATGAAGATCACCCGGTTCGCCACGGTCCGTGCAAAACCCATCTCGTGGGTCACGCAAAGCATGGTCATGCCGTCTTCGGCGAGCCCCACCATGGTGTCGAGCACTTCCTTGACCATCTCCGGGTCCAGCGCCGAGGTCGGTTCGTCGAAGAGCATGATCTTGGGCTTCATGCACAGCGCCCGGGCGATCGCCACCCGCTGCTGCTGACCACCGGACAACTGCCCTGGGTACTTGTGCGCCTGCTCGGGAATGCGCACCCGCTCCAGGTAATGCATGGCGATTTCCTCGGCCTTGCGCCGGGGCATCTTGCGCACCCACATCGGCGCCAGAGTGCAGTTCTCCAAGATGCTCAGGTGGGGGAACAGGTTGAAGTGCTGGAACACCATACCCACCTCGCGGCGGATCGCCTCGATCTGCTTGAGGTCGTTGGTCAGCTCCACGCCATCGACCACGATGCGCCCCTGCTGGTGTTCCTCCAGTCGGTTGAGGCAGCGGATGGTGGTGGACTTGCCCGAGCCGGACGGGCCGCACAACACGATGCGCTCGCCCTGGCGCACATTGAGATTGATGTCCTTGAGTACGTGGAACTGCCCGTACCACTTGTTCACACCCTGCATCTGGATGATGCCTTCGGGGCCGACAGGCTGTTTGATCGCTTCACTCATTTCGAGACTCCTAACGCTTGTGGCCAGTGTCCAGCTTGCGCTCCAAGTGCATGGAGTAGCGGGACATACCGAAACAGAAAATCCAGAACACCAGGGCGGCGAACACATAGCCCTCGGTGGCCATGCCCAGCCAAGTCGGGTCGGCCGCAGCCTGCTTGACGCTGTTGAGCAGGTCGAACAGGCCGATGATGATCACCAGGCTCGTGTCCTTGAACAGGGCAATGAAGGTGTTGACGATGCCCGGGATCACCAGCTTGAGCGCCTGGGGCAGGATCACCAGCCCCATCGACCGCCAGTAGCCCAGGCCCATGGCCGCGGCCGCCTCGTACTGGCCCTTGGGGATGGCCTGCAGGCCGCCCCGGACCACCTCGGCGATATAGGCCGACTGGAACAGGATCACCCCGATCATCGCCCGCAGCAGTTTGTCGAAGCTCATGCCCTCGGGTAGGAACAACGGCAACATCACCGAGGACATGAACAACACGGTGATCAGTGGCACGCCACGCCAGAATTCGATGAAGGTCACGCAAACCACCTTCACCGCCGGCAGGTTGGAACGCCGTCCCAGCGCCAGCAGGATGCCCAGGGGCAAAGCGCCGACGATGCCGACGGTGGCGATCACCAAGGTCAGCATCAGGCCGCCCCACTGGCTGGTCGGTACCGTGCTCAGGCCCAGGTAGCCGCCGTGCAGCAAGGTGTAGGCGATGATCGGGTACAGCACCAGAAAGCCCAGGCCATAAGCCACCTTGCGTGGGAAGCGCTTGATGAACAGCGGTGCGGCGCCCAGCACGGCGAGCCAGACGGTCAGGTCTACCCGCCAGCGCAGTTCCATGGGGTAGTAGCCATACATGAACTGGCCGAAGCGTTGCTGGATGAACACCCAGCAGGCGCCTTCCTTGGTGCAGTCGGCGCGGGTGGTGCCGACCCAGTTGGCATCGATGAACGCCCACTGCACCAGAGGCGGCACGATCAGCCACACCAGGTACAGGGCGAACAGCGTCAGCAGGGTGTTGAGCCAGCTGGAGAACAGGTTCGCGCGCATCCATGCGAGCGCACCGACGGTCTTGACCGGTGGCGGCATGTCAGGTTTGAAAACATGGGCAGTCACTGGCGTATCCTCACCGCTCGATCAGCGCGATGCGCTTGTTGTACCAGTTCATCAGCAGCGAAATGCTGATGCTGATGGCGAGATAGACACTCATGGTGATGGCGATCACCTCGATGGCCTGACCGGTCTGGTTGAGCACGGTACCGGCGAACAGCGAGACCATCTCCGGGTAGCCGATACCGGCAGCCAAAGACGAGTTTTTCGCCAGGTTCAGGTACTGGCTGGTCAGCGGTGGCACGATCACCCGTAGGGCCTGAGGAATGATCACCTTGCGCAGGGTCGGTCCCTCGCGCAGGCCAAGCGAACGCGCCGCTTCGGTCTGGCCATGGCTGACCGAACGGATCCCCGAGCGCACGATCTCGGCGATGAACGCGGCGGTATAGATGGTCAGCGCCAAGGTCAGGGCCAGCAGTTCGGGGATCAGCACCCACCCACCGACGAAATTGAAGCCCTTGAGCTGCGGTATTTCCCAGCTCAGCGGGTTGCCGAACAACAGCACGCACACGCCCGGAATCCCGATGAACATCAGCAGGCCCACCCAGAACTTGTGGAACGGCTCGCCGGTTTCATCGAAGCGCTTGTTGGCATGACGCACCATCAGCACGATGGCGATGACCGCCAGCACCACGGCGCCCACGAACGGCCAGAAGCCCTCGGCCATGGAAGCACCGGGCATGTTCACGCCGCGGTTGCTGATGAAGAAGGTGTCCTGCAGGTTGATGCTGCCCCGCGGCCCTGGCAGCGTGAGGAACACCGCGAAGTACCAGAACAGGATCTGCAGCAACGGCGGAATATTGCGGAATGTCTCCACATACACCGTCGCCAGCTTGTTGATCATCCAGTTAGGCGACAGCCGCGCCACGCCGATGATGAAACCCAGCAGCGTGGCCAGGATGATGCCGATGAAGGTGACCAACAGGGTGTTGAGCAGACCGATAAGGAACACTCGGGCGTAGCTGTCCGACTCCACGTAGGGAATCAGGTGCTGGGCGATGCCGAAGCCTGCGCTGCGCTCGAGAAAGTCAAAGCCCGAGGTGATCCCCCGGTGTTGCAGGTTGGTCTGCGTATTGTGGAACAGGTACCAGCCCAGCCCCACCACGAAGACTACCGTGACGATCTGGAACAGCCACGCGCGCACACGTGGATCGCTCAGGGAAAACCCCTTCTGCGCGCCAATTTGATTTTGCATGTAATGCCCCGAAAGGATGGGATCGAACAACCTGCGGCGGCGCAGTGCCGCCGCAGGTGCAACCATCAGCGCACTGGAGGCGCGTACTGGATGCCGCCGTTGTTCCACAGGGCGTTCATGCCACGATCGATCTTCAGGTCAGTGCTTTGGCCCAGGTTCTTCTCGAACACTTCGCCGTAGTTACCGACCTGCTTGACGATCTGCACCACCCAGTCCTTGGGCAGCTTCAGGTCCTTGCCATACTCGCCGTCGGCACCGAGCAGGCGGGCGACGTCGGGGTTCTTGGTGGACTTGGCCTCGGCCTCGACATTCTTCGAGGTGATGCCTGCCTCTTCGGCGTTGAGCATGGCGAACAGGGTCCACTTGACGATGCTGAACCACTCCTCGTCCCCCTTACGCACGACCGGGCCCAGAGGCTCCTTCGAGATGGTTTCCGGCAGCACCACGTACTCGCTTGGCGCGGCCAGCTTGGAGCGCTGGGCGAACAACTGCGATTTGTCGGAGGTCAGTACGTCGCAACGGCCCGATTCCAGCGACTTGGCGCTTTCATCGGAGGTGTCGAAGGTGATTGGGGTGTACTTCAGGCCATTGGCGCGGAAGAAGTCGGAAACGTTCAGCTCGGTGGTGGTACCGGCCTGGATGCAGATGGTCGCGCCATCGAGCTCCTTGGCGCTGGAAACGCCCAGCTTCTTGTTGACCAGGAAACCGACGCCGTCGTAGTAGGTGACCCCGGCGAACACCAGGCCCATGCCGGCATCACGCGAGCTGGTCCAGGTGGTGTTGCGCGACAGGACGTCGACTTCACCCGATTGCAGTGCCGTGAAGCGCTCTTTGGCGTTGAGCTGGCTGAACTTGACCTTGGTCGCGTCGCCGAAGACGGCAGCGGCCACTGCGCGGCACACATCGGCGTCGATACCGACGATCTTGCCGGTGCTGTCCGGTACCGAGAAGCCCGGCAGGCCGTCACTCACGCCACACTGGACGAAGCCCTTCTTCTTTACCGCATCAAGCGTAGCGCCAGCGTGGGCGAAGCTGGTGGCACCCAGCGCAGCGGCAGCGGTCAGGACTGCCAGGGTGGTTTTCAACATCTTCATTCACAACCTCCAATCGCTCTTGTTGTATCGAGCCGGAATTGCACCGCACCCTTATGAGGCGCATCCGACCCTTGTTGGCTTGTTATTGGGTCAATTGGCGCAATGGGCCGTTCTGCTGACAGCCTTCTATCCGCACGAAGGGGTGTTACCGTCGCCGGCCATCCCCTCGCATCGGTTGATTCATAGCAAAGGGCGTACCACAGTCCTGGGCTTAAGCGTTTAAGGGGTCGTCAAGCTGGAAAAGTTGTAGAGTTGCGACATCTTCTTGTGGCATTACCCATGCACGCCTTTATTTCATGCACTCGATCAGGCGCGTGCGCACACTTTCGGAGCCGTCATGACCAACCCGTTGATCCTCGAACCCCAGAACACCGCAGATGCCTGTGTGATCTGGTTGCACGGCCTGGGAGCCGACCGTTACGACTTCCTACCGGTGGCCGAAGCGCTGCAGGAACACCTACTCAGCACCCGCTTCGTTATGCCCCAGGCACCGACACGTCCGGTAACGATTAATGGCGGCTACGCCATGCCCAGCTGGTACGACATCAAGGCAATGACCCCTGCCCGCGCCATCGACGAAGCGCAGTTGGAAGCGTCCGCTGACCAGGTGGTGGCGCTGATCGAGGCCGAGCGGGCCAAGGGTATCGACCTGGCGCGGATTTTCCTGGCCGGTTTCTCCCAGGGTGGCGCGGTGGTCTTGCACACGGCCTATATAAAGTGGCAGGAAGCCCTGGGCGGTGTGCTGGCGCTGTCCACCTACGCGCCCACCTTCAATGACGGCCACCAGCTCAGCGCCTGCCAGCAGCGCACACCAGCCCTGTGTCTGCACGGCGTGCACGACCCCGTGGTGATCCCGTCCATGGGCCGCACGGCCTATGAGCACCTCAAGCAGTGGGGCGTCGAGGTGACCTGGGAGGAATACCCGATGGAGCACGAAGTGGTGCCCCAGGAAATCAACGACATCTACAACTGGTTGGTGCGCCACCTGCGCTAGCGGTGCAATCGGCTGTAGTTGTAGGCACCGCACTACGCCCTGCCCGGTTCTTGCATTACACTGCCGGGCGTACATTCCTTAACCAGTTGACGAGACGATCGTGCTCAAGGCACTCAAGAAAATCTTCGCCAAGGGCGACGCCGCACCCCAGGCCACCGCGCCTGCTGCCGGCGTAATGACGCCCCCACCTGCGCCCGCGGTCGAACCGCCGGCGCCCCCAGCCTCGCCGGTCGACTCGACCGAGGCCACACCACCTCCTCGCGACGACAAGCCCGCCAAGGACAAGCCGCGCCGCGAACGCAAACCCAAGCCCCAGGCCAGCCTGTGGAAGCCGGAAGACTTCGTGGTCGAGCCCCAGGAGGGCAAGACCCGCTTCCATGACTTCAAGCTCTCCAACGAGCTGATGCACGCCATCCACGACTTGGGCTTTCCTTATTGCACGCCGATCCAGGCCCAGGTGCTGGGTCATACCCTGCGCGGCAAGGACGCCATCGGCCGGGCCCAGACCGGCACCGGCAAGACCGCGGCGTTCCTGATCTCGATCATTTCCCAGCTGCAGCAGGTGCCGCCGCCCAAGGAACGCTACATGGGCGAGCCGCGTGCGCTGATCATCGCGCCGACCCGCGAACTGGTGGTGCAGATCGCCAAGGACGCCATGGCGCTGACCAAGTACAGCGGCCTGAACGTCATGACGTTCGTCGGCGGCATGGACTTCGACAAGCAGCTCAAGGCCCTGGAAGCGCGTCATTGCGACATCCTGGTGGCCACGCCGGGCCGCCTGCTGGACTTCCACCAGCGCGGCGAAGTGCACCT
Protein-coding regions in this window:
- a CDS encoding amino acid ABC transporter ATP-binding protein translates to MSEAIKQPVGPEGIIQMQGVNKWYGQFHVLKDINLNVRQGERIVLCGPSGSGKSTTIRCLNRLEEHQQGRIVVDGVELTNDLKQIEAIRREVGMVFQHFNLFPHLSILENCTLAPMWVRKMPRRKAEEIAMHYLERVRIPEQAHKYPGQLSGGQQQRVAIARALCMKPKIMLFDEPTSALDPEMVKEVLDTMVGLAEDGMTMLCVTHEMGFARTVANRVIFMDKGEIVEQAAPDDFFDRPRSDRTKLFLSQILH
- a CDS encoding amino acid ABC transporter permease, whose protein sequence is MTAHVFKPDMPPPVKTVGALAWMRANLFSSWLNTLLTLFALYLVWLIVPPLVQWAFIDANWVGTTRADCTKEGACWVFIQQRFGQFMYGYYPMELRWRVDLTVWLAVLGAAPLFIKRFPRKVAYGLGFLVLYPIIAYTLLHGGYLGLSTVPTSQWGGLMLTLVIATVGIVGALPLGILLALGRRSNLPAVKVVCVTFIEFWRGVPLITVLFMSSVMLPLFLPEGMSFDKLLRAMIGVILFQSAYIAEVVRGGLQAIPKGQYEAAAAMGLGYWRSMGLVILPQALKLVIPGIVNTFIALFKDTSLVIIIGLFDLLNSVKQAAADPTWLGMATEGYVFAALVFWIFCFGMSRYSMHLERKLDTGHKR
- a CDS encoding amino acid ABC transporter permease, giving the protein MQNQIGAQKGFSLSDPRVRAWLFQIVTVVFVVGLGWYLFHNTQTNLQHRGITSGFDFLERSAGFGIAQHLIPYVESDSYARVFLIGLLNTLLVTFIGIILATLLGFIIGVARLSPNWMINKLATVYVETFRNIPPLLQILFWYFAVFLTLPGPRGSINLQDTFFISNRGVNMPGASMAEGFWPFVGAVVLAVIAIVLMVRHANKRFDETGEPFHKFWVGLLMFIGIPGVCVLLFGNPLSWEIPQLKGFNFVGGWVLIPELLALTLALTIYTAAFIAEIVRSGIRSVSHGQTEAARSLGLREGPTLRKVIIPQALRVIVPPLTSQYLNLAKNSSLAAGIGYPEMVSLFAGTVLNQTGQAIEVIAITMSVYLAISISISLLMNWYNKRIALIER
- a CDS encoding amino acid ABC transporter substrate-binding protein, which encodes MKMLKTTLAVLTAAAALGATSFAHAGATLDAVKKKGFVQCGVSDGLPGFSVPDSTGKIVGIDADVCRAVAAAVFGDATKVKFSQLNAKERFTALQSGEVDVLSRNTTWTSSRDAGMGLVFAGVTYYDGVGFLVNKKLGVSSAKELDGATICIQAGTTTELNVSDFFRANGLKYTPITFDTSDESAKSLESGRCDVLTSDKSQLFAQRSKLAAPSEYVVLPETISKEPLGPVVRKGDEEWFSIVKWTLFAMLNAEEAGITSKNVEAEAKSTKNPDVARLLGADGEYGKDLKLPKDWVVQIVKQVGNYGEVFEKNLGQSTDLKIDRGMNALWNNGGIQYAPPVR
- a CDS encoding alpha/beta hydrolase; this encodes MTNPLILEPQNTADACVIWLHGLGADRYDFLPVAEALQEHLLSTRFVMPQAPTRPVTINGGYAMPSWYDIKAMTPARAIDEAQLEASADQVVALIEAERAKGIDLARIFLAGFSQGGAVVLHTAYIKWQEALGGVLALSTYAPTFNDGHQLSACQQRTPALCLHGVHDPVVIPSMGRTAYEHLKQWGVEVTWEEYPMEHEVVPQEINDIYNWLVRHLR